The genomic region ACCGGAGCGGCTGGCCCCGGTGACAGCAGCtagttttggggaaaaaacgcccgtcaacaaagtgttaataaGCAACATTTGGTTGAATGAGTGCAACACGTGTAAATAGTGCAGGTCCAAACGGAAACGCAacgtgttttatttaaaaattacgcAAAGGAAGTAAGAATTGTAATTTAAAGTAtcgagaaataacaattatATATTGATTAATGTAATCGTTAACAATTTACACTTTATTGGACGATGTATTCATTTGTGATCGGTCGTAAAGCGATAAACCGATCTTGGAGCTTGTATGATGGAGCTCGCTCGCTGTGTTCCCAAAATTTCTGATAAATAGTACGAATCAAACATAGTGTACAGCACAGTAACGGTCATCGTACTCGGGTCGACACCGTCCTTTCGGTTCTGGTTCTCATTTGCCATGAGATTTACCATCTCTGGGTAGAAATTGGGGAACACCGGTGGCCCATACATAACCAAATGCCGGATACCCTTTATTCGATGGCGTCGATAAAAATGTGACCGCTCGGAATAGAGCAGGAAATGTTTGCTTCCATGGTAGAACATGTCCCGGGCACGAGCGATCTTTGCGTCGGTCGTGTACTCGCAGATCTGGGTGAAACTTATCTCTTCCTTCTTGAAGTAGTTACGCAAGCGCACGAAATCGAAATAGCTTGGCACGTAAATGAGGCAGCGTGCCATGGTGACATTTCTGGCCTGTGGTAGAATGACGTTCACAAAGTGTGCAAATCGGGCATTGCTCTGGGACTCTAACGTTGTCGTCTCAATGCGCTGGAAACTTTGAGGAACTTTAACGACCACATGCTTGATGCTTCCCGTAGGCACGTGATTGATGGAACGGATTTTTCCACGATAATTTTTAAAGTGCTTGTTAAACAGCCACCGGAACTCGGGCAGCTCAACCGAGGAGAGCAGAATTGTCTGTCGATAAAACTTAGACCAGCCGTTCAGGAACCATTCACGAACCCTAGAAAATTCTGTATGCTCTGCGCTCTGCGGTTGATGATGCAGGTGTTCCATAACATGCAACACATGATCCCAGTTTTGAGCAAGACATATTTCTGCCTGATCGATGATGAGCAGTTCGATGCTGGAGAGGAAATCATAATCCCGATGTTCCTCTCCCTTCGCGCCAATGGTCATTCGTAGACCGAGTGGAGAAGCCAAGATTAAATCAGACGAATAGTACCGCGTGTAGAGTTTCATGGATGATCGGTTGAAAGAAATGCCAATACGGAAATTATCGTCAATGTTTCCGGTAAACGTTTGCTCGTAATCCTCTGGTTTTCGGTTGATCTGAGGAAACTGTAACGTGTTTCCACCTCCATACTCCTCAGCAAATCTCTTGTAGTTTATCACGGCTTTCGGGTCATCGCCGGCAAACAGCTGTTTCAGTAGGTTGACGATTTGTAGCGCCGACTCTCGAAACGGCACAATGATGAGCACCTTCGGCCGCACGAATCCTTGGTCCCGATACTCCATGGTAGGTTCTGGAGCGACAACGGGTACATTTTTCTTACGCCCTTTAGCTTTTTTGCTAACCTGGCTCGACGCAGCCAGTTTTATGTTGTGGTGCTGAATTTTGGTCACCGCTTTTACAATATGATTCAGGCTATGAAGGCAGTACACGAAGCGTAATTTATCAGCATTTTCAAAACTTCGTCTCGCATAAAATAAATCCTGATAGTTGTTGATGGCGGCAAACATTTCCCGCTGCATCGAATCAATTTCTTCCGGGATGTTACGAGCGATTTTGTCTTTTACATGAAGCGCTGACCAATTGGTGGATTCTTCTTTCGGCAGAACTGGATATTCACCTGGTTTAGCGTACATTTCTTtctgtaaaatgtgttttgtttcggccACCGTTTTAACACACTTCGGCAGTTCAACGTGTACATTTCCTAAAGTACCAAATGGCATTACTTTGCGCTCTACGACTGGCGGTTCCGCTGCCAATGATTCCAACATTGAAGGACTTATGTTGAAGGCTGTATGCTTCATGTAAGGATCGGTAGTTTTCGCAGGACTTTGATCTTCTTCCTCGGAAGATATTGCGCTATCGTTTTCGTCCGGTGgggcatcatcatcgtcgctcTCTCCACTATCTTCAGTGACGCTTTCTCCGTTGTCTTCTGTACCACTTACTCCACCGTTTTCAACATCGCTGTTCGGTTCCTCTTCTGTATCTGTTGGTGCTGCGTCAGCATCACTATAAAACTCGCCATCGTCACTTTGAGCGTCGTCGACGTCACTGTTTTCCACATCCGTTTGTTCGTCTTCACCATCCTCTTCTTCCACCTCGGAATCGTCCTCGTCACTTTCGCTGTAGTCGCTGTTCACCTTATTGCCGCCTTGATTGAAAGTTTCAGCAAGATCTTCCAGCGTACCGATGGCGTCAGACTCCTCTTCGCCATCGGAATCGCTGGAAAAAATCTCCTCTGCCCTGGTAGATACGCTCCGATACTTCCTTTCTGCTTCGATCTGGCGTTTTTGAGCCTCCACTGCTTCCTGACCACGTTCCAAATGCTTGAGGTTCTTCTTAAACCGTGAGGGTGGGGGACGACtggtttgttcctttttaatttttttcttcatagcCTGGCTTCGGGGCTGGCCTTTGCCATTCTTGAACGGAAAACGACGTTTAACCATAGTTTTGTGCTCAATTTAACATTCACTACGATACGATATACAAACACCGGATGGATCGTGCAACTTATTTGGCCggcgaatcaaaacaaacatgcaaacacgTTGTTTGTAAGCGAATGACAGTTACACAGCCATAGTATTTTCACCGGGAAGCCATTCGAGTAGTGCGCGAAAAGTACACGAGTGCATTCGAGCAGTTAAACAGCTGATCACATCTTATTAGTGTTGGGAAAATCAAATCCCTGCAGACGTCGAacctttcgattcaaatccgttcttagatccggatctccgaatccgaatccaaatccgtcatatcatgtGAGCACAAATAATTGTAATATcaattaatattaaaaaaaaacacatggtttttttaaaagtattatCTATCAATCCAAAGAATCGtataatatatatattcgATTCTTGAAACATGATTTGTGAATCTGAATTAAACTTACGACAATTTCACCAATGTGGCAGAAAACGTTTAATAGTAGGAATTTTTTACATTACAAATCGCTTTGAAATCAATACGTGCCATTATGAAACGATTGGCAAATGAGGGTGATAAATGTCAGTAAAGTACAAATTTCGACAATGTGTCGGTGTGGGTCGcgtaaaacgaaacgaaatgatGACCATGGTggatttcttcttttttgggTGACGAATGTGTCGGGCCAGCCATTTGTGCTGCAGAGTTGGTTtgcatctgttttttttaattttatcatgCATCATGTATCCTGGTGGAAAGGGTGTGTCTGGATCATGGCATTGGattgatgttttatttaaacggTTTTAACCGCCTGCTTGGCGATAGCCtgcgtttaaaaaatatactacAAATGCAACCGGCTGGGATGGTTTGAGCGATTTTCATCCATCATTTACTCGTCGACCGTATCGCATTGCATGgcaggatggaaaaatgttcaTCACTCCACCACAATCACTCTACCCCAAGGTCACCGAGATCTGTAGCACCAAGGGGaaaaaggttgaaaaaactCTCAAGCCCCAACCAACGGACTGAAgctaaaacaataaattgattaaaacaatGGGCagcttttatttcattgcaaagGGGTGGTTTTCGCTTCGCGTGTCACAACAAAGTTATCGCATCGTTTGGTGGTAAGGATTGCAATTGTGTATGAGTATGCGAATGGGTGTGTGGGtatatgtgtttatttttcatatgattGTTCGACGGCGTAGTTTACAGTATCCGAGTAACTTTTCCGAGTGGATTGAATCAACAGTCCTTCTACCAAATAGTGGGTAGGTGTGTGGTCAAACTTTACGCTGCGATAACAGTATTACCAAATTCAAACAAAGTTTGAATAttcttttttccgattttgaaACAGAAAACCGTTGAAAGTATTcaattttgtaacaataataaattgaTATATTTGTCAAATTTCCATTAAATCGTTATTGAAGTCAACACGTCTAGTGtattttaaaaagatttttcgttttcttcactgATTTTAGTGTAAGTTAACAGTGATCTTGAATATTTAACGACGTACTTGAAGTGATCTTGAATATTTAACTTTTAGTAACGAAATTTTTCATATAAATGATGACGCTGGCCCTTCTTCGATCAGTGGATGAAAAACCttcggaacaaaaaaaaaaaaaccaaacccatcCAGGAAGGATCCGATGCCATCGCACAAACCGAAGGGTTCACCATTCCCTGTACATGCATACAGATGTCGAATGGTATTGTGTTAATAATTTAATCTAATATTCCATTTGAGTGCACGCGCGTATCTCCATATTCGAATCTGACGGTTGGCGAGAAGTTTCTGGGAATGGGAATAGGAATGGAAGAGATAAAAATGCCTAGTGTGGGACATCCTCATCCATGACGATGCACGCGAACTGCTTGATTACCGCTAAAGGATTAAGGCATCCATCGGGCCGTGAACACCGGGCCGGGCACCGAGGCTAGCGTAGCTCCATGGCGATGGATGAAAGTTTTTCGCGAGTTTTTACCACCGCACGTTAACATCCTTCTGGCATTGCACGAATGATTTCCCGGTTCAGTTCAGAGGATGTggtgccagttttttttttttgcccgttGATACGTGCGTCCACCAGCATTCTCATGCGCATCAACTTTCCTGCCCGATAAGAGCGAAGGGTTCGCTCACAAATTTTGTTCATTGTTGTTTCCCACACGGAGCCTTGAGGCTGCGAGATTTGATTGCCTGGAAAAGGCTATCGGAAAGAAAATGGAGCccaaaaaaacgaacccaTCACGGAATCCTGAATTCAGGGAAACTGCTGGCGGGTGGCCAGGATTGACTTGGAATCAGCATACGCTGGATCTAATGGTCGCTGGATGGTCAAGTGCGCTCGCGATCCGGCCAATAATTGAACGCAGAATGTCTACGCGGGATGCATCGGGTTTTAGTTTATCGGTGgacgaattaaaaaaaaaaaccaatggaAAACTACAGACCGGAAAAACTCAACCCATCGTTGTATTGGTGCAGTTGCACGCCCGTTCGCTCTCCGGTCGATGTTGATTGGCCATTTTGTAAAGGgatttatttgttaaacccACGGTGCAGCCTGCACCCATCGGGAAAGCAGAGGGTCTCAAATTTccgcttttgttttgtgtgcggCCGGATTTGTTTTCCCGAGCCGGatatttgagggtattatgattgggagcgcggaaacgataaacttctcgacgctggcccatacaaaaggtaaacaacactttgaaaaaagcgaaaaaatggctgggcgtctcgacgatccaaaacgacgccacctgcgtgtcgagacgatgcgcggatacgaaacgacgcgcgtcgttatcgtcgagcagtttcaagcacctcctggtcgatggatctctatagaccgtatgtgtccgaagcatatgtgggttctatggatcttggtatttaccaagaacatgataattcaggatgcacttttcatatcaacgttgtgtttagacaagtcactttgatttatttagccatttagccatagtataaaacacaccaataactcgatcgttttgaaaatggattaaaaatcaaagtgctcgaaacttgttaaaaactatatatttatataccttgaaatacttgtataaatacccaggttgctattcgagcaaatatgcggaaactttcgagcaataacgcggaactggatcataataccctcaattgtTAGTTTGCTGTGTGCGATTACTTTTTGTTGCATACACACCGCTAATGGAATAAAAGCgattaatataaaaatagTCAACATACGACCGTACGTTGTGAGGGTTTTTATAATCGATTGAATCGATAGATCGAGGGAGATTTTTGTATACACATATTTTTATGACCCCTTGTAATGGACGGTGCTGGGAAAATGTCCGGAATGTTAACGAGTCTGATGTTTGTgctctttttctttatttagcAATTGATAGAACTAGACTAAATtgacaagcattttttaaattttcttttgtattgcATTGGCAAATAAAACGTAGCACAAGAGCCAGGTtagattgatttttttaattaatatattttttcaaataggATAAGCTTTGATGTTGCTTCTAGAACAACACTTTATGTGCAAATGAAGATGAAGCTtaattagttgtttttttcaatacGTATTGGATGATCTGTTACAAAAATATCACTTCGTTACACACTCCTATGTCAAATATACTTGATGTTTTTCGTGTGTATAACGTGTCGTTAAACAACACACCTGTTTATTTGACTTGGTTTGCTAAAAACAGGTTGTTGCCAAAGTATATCCAGGTATActatttatcataatttttaCTATAATATCTCTAAATTCGGAACAAAATATCGCTGTTTTTAATCAGTTAACAACCCTTTGTAGGGCAAAAAGGTTAGTACTGGATATAATTAAGTTAAACGTTTTCGTAAATATCATCCATTACATATTATTGAGTCTCCAAAATGAAGTACGATATCTTTACAAATTATGTTACAGTTTTGTCGATATAAGAATGATTTTCGCATTCAACTCCATTCAATATTTATCGAATTTTATTTGCTCGaattacaaaataaatgtttcgtGGAACTCTTCTTCTTTTTACAATTTACTACAAAGTGGTAAAATAATGTGTTCAAGAGTAGCAAGCGAAGCGCGTAGCAATAGTAGATAAAgtatgagaaaaaaagggaaaacgcaaaaataaaagtttcacCAAAGAGAAATGGTTCCACCGTATCGGTTAGGCAGCTAAATAAATGAATGCACGTTCCCGCAGTTCGGCCGGTCGCGTCAGAACCggaagccacacacacacacacacactttctcCTGCTCTCGGGCGCCCACTTCCGGTTCTGTAAAGGACGATCCACACTGGCTTACCATATGTTTCAAATTGGCAGCGctttatattttcttcccgGCCCGTTCTATTCCCGGGACGTGTTCCGTTCTTTCCCGTTCCGTGCTGGGCGGTGGAAGCGTTTGCGTTTCAATTTTCACACATCCTCCTGTGCTTTTCACGGTTTCCATCCTCCCCTGCCCGATCCGGGCCATGCCGGGTCGTACTTTACcgcactcgcacacacacttTGCTGGCCACATATTCATAAGTGTGGGCAGCGTGCTCGTTATGATAAATTGGTTGTGTCCGGAAGTTTTCCCACTTTCCACCAGTGGCAAAAATTTGGCCTGCTCCGCTTGGGTCGATTACGGCAGCCCGGTGCTCGATCTCGAGATCTTTTACGGCCA from Anopheles coustani chromosome 3, idAnoCousDA_361_x.2, whole genome shotgun sequence harbors:
- the LOC131259879 gene encoding U3 small nucleolar RNA-associated protein 25 homolog, producing the protein MVKRRFPFKNGKGQPRSQAMKKKIKKEQTSRPPPSRFKKNLKHLERGQEAVEAQKRQIEAERKYRSVSTRAEEIFSSDSDGEEESDAIGTLEDLAETFNQGGNKVNSDYSESDEDDSEVEEEDGEDEQTDVENSDVDDAQSDDGEFYSDADAAPTDTEEEPNSDVENGGVSGTEDNGESVTEDSGESDDDDAPPDENDSAISSEEEDQSPAKTTDPYMKHTAFNISPSMLESLAAEPPVVERKVMPFGTLGNVHVELPKCVKTVAETKHILQKEMYAKPGEYPVLPKEESTNWSALHVKDKIARNIPEEIDSMQREMFAAINNYQDLFYARRSFENADKLRFVYCLHSLNHIVKAVTKIQHHNIKLAASSQVSKKAKGRKKNVPVVAPEPTMEYRDQGFVRPKVLIIVPFRESALQIVNLLKQLFAGDDPKAVINYKRFAEEYGGGNTLQFPQINRKPEDYEQTFTGNIDDNFRIGISFNRSSMKLYTRYYSSDLILASPLGLRMTIGAKGEEHRDYDFLSSIELLIIDQAEICLAQNWDHVLHVMEHLHHQPQSAEHTEFSRVREWFLNGWSKFYRQTILLSSVELPEFRWLFNKHFKNYRGKIRSINHVPTGSIKHVVVKVPQSFQRIETTTLESQSNARFAHFVNVILPQARNVTMARCLIYVPSYFDFVRLRNYFKKEEISFTQICEYTTDAKIARARDMFYHGSKHFLLYSERSHFYRRHRIKGIRHLVMYGPPVFPNFYPEMVNLMANENQNRKDGVDPSTMTVTVLYTMFDSYYLSEILGTQRASSIIQAPRSVYRFTTDHK